A region from the Diorhabda sublineata isolate icDioSubl1.1 chromosome X, icDioSubl1.1, whole genome shotgun sequence genome encodes:
- the LOC130451157 gene encoding eukaryotic translation initiation factor 5, translating into MSVNVNRNVSDVFYRYKMPRIMAKVEGKGNGIKTVIVNMAEVAKALGRPPTYPTKYFGCELGAQTQFDFKNERFIVNGSHDASKLQDLLDGFIRKFVLCPECDNPETDLLVSLKRNTISQGCKACGYHGVLESNHKLMTFILKNPPNSNPASQGSSLTEGKRSKRSKRNGESNGDQEDQGDTTLESSAVENSIDNNDGSDDDQTEWAVDVTEEAVRARMQDLTDGAKNMTISDDLEKSEKERMDILYNLVKAKRDSGLLENVQTQKEVLNEAERLEIKTKAPLILAELLFDQNILAQAKKYRTLFLRFMLNDKKAQKYLIGGLEQVIALHRDKLMNKVPGLLKVLYDMDILGEECIIEWSEKVSKKYVAKDVSQEIHDKAAPFIKWLKEAESEDSENEDESEYDDDEVEIEYNDRAQIQLKVTPQQKAAPKPAEDDGQDDVDIDAI; encoded by the exons ATGAGTGTCAACGTTAATAGAAATGTCAGCGATGTCTTCTATCGCTATAAAATGCCACGAATCATGGCCAAAGTTGAAG gCAAAGGAAATGGTATAAAAACCGTCATTGTCAATATGGCTGAGGTTGCTAAAGCACTAGGTAGACCTCCAACCTACCCAACTAAATACTTTGGCTGCGAATTGGGCGCCCAAActcaatttgatttcaaaaatgaacgCTTCATCGTAAATGGATCTCATGATGCTTCCAAACTTCAAGATCTTTTGGATGGGTTTATACGCAA ATTTGTGTTATGTCCAGAGTGTGACAATCCTGAAACTGATTTGTTAGTATCTCTAAAAAGAAATACAATTTCCCAGGGATGTAAGGCTTGTGGTTACCATGGTGTATTAGAATCCAATCATAAACTAATgacatttatattaaaaaacccACCAAATTCGAATCCCGCAAGCCAGGGCTCATCTCTGACTGAAGGAAAACGTTCTAAGCGCAGCAAACGTAATGGAGAATCAAATGGTGATCAAGAAGATCAAGGAGATACAACACTTGAATCATCTGCTGTAGAAAACAGTATTGATAACAAT gATGGCAGTGATGATGACCAAACAGAATGGGCAGTGGATGTAACTGAGGAAGCTGTAAGAGCTAGAATGCAGGATCTTACTGATGGTGCTAAAAATATGACCATTAGTGATGATCTTGAAAAATCCGAAAAAGAAAGAATggacattttatataatttggtAAAAGCAAAGCGAGATTCTGGTCTTTTGGAAAATGTGCAGACTCAAAAGGAAGTTTTGAATGAAGCTGAACGCCTGGAGATTAAAACCAAAGCTCCTCTTATTCTAGCAGAACTACTATTTGATCAg AATATTCTGGCCCAAGCTAAAAAATACCGCACGCTATTCTTGCGTTTTATGTTGAATGATAAGAAGGCACAGAAATATCTCATTGGCGGATTGGAACAAGTCATTGCTTTGCATAGAGATAAACTGATGAATAAAGTTCCAGGTTTGTTGAAAGTATTGTATGATATGGACATTCTTGGAGAAGAATGCATTATCGAATGGTCAGAAAAG gtaTCTAAAAAATACGTAGCTAAAGATGTTAGCCAAGAAATTCATGATAAGGCAGCACCATTCATAAAATGGTTGAAGGAAGCTGAATCTGAAGATTCAGAAAATGAGGATGAAAGTGAATACGATGATGATGAAGTGGAAATTGAATATAACGACAGAGCACAAATCCAACTGAAAGTTACACCTCAACAGAAAGCAGCACCTAAACCGGCCGAAGATGATGGACAGGATGATGTGGACATTGATgccatttaa